One Actinospica robiniae DSM 44927 genomic region harbors:
- a CDS encoding polysaccharide deacetylase family protein: protein MTDPQPHAWSRRRFTKIMGGAASLATLGTFASACDGPAGSPTSAQAANAGVTKAPTTAASPQPKAAAQNVVDAQLLSSRYGLKPFLPAPPPPTAKAIHLDPNHPTTFSDVPASEKIVFVTIDDGIDKDPAFIQMVKDFKIPLTLSLADTLIRDDYAYFEKLYETGFVSIQNHTVTHPLEMPGLSFQQQLDEVAGQQVKLKREYGVTPYIFRPPGGNYNETTRAAVRQAGLKGMMMWREAMEIEDMEYQTSRRQLNPGDIILCHFRGPAQLKGKTMVQMMTNLYRHIQAQGFAVADVTQYV from the coding sequence GCCTCCGCCTGCGACGGGCCGGCCGGGTCGCCCACGTCGGCGCAAGCCGCGAACGCGGGCGTGACCAAGGCGCCGACGACCGCCGCGTCGCCGCAGCCGAAGGCCGCCGCGCAGAACGTGGTGGACGCGCAACTGCTCTCCAGCCGCTACGGCCTCAAGCCCTTCCTGCCGGCCCCGCCGCCGCCCACGGCCAAGGCCATCCACCTCGACCCGAACCACCCGACGACCTTCTCGGACGTCCCGGCCAGCGAGAAGATCGTGTTCGTCACCATCGACGACGGGATCGACAAGGACCCGGCCTTCATCCAGATGGTCAAGGACTTCAAGATCCCGCTGACCCTCTCGCTGGCCGACACGCTGATCCGGGACGACTACGCGTACTTCGAGAAGCTGTACGAGACCGGCTTCGTCTCCATTCAGAACCACACGGTGACCCATCCCCTGGAGATGCCCGGGCTCTCCTTCCAGCAGCAGCTCGACGAGGTGGCCGGGCAGCAGGTCAAGCTGAAGCGGGAGTACGGCGTCACGCCTTACATATTCCGGCCGCCGGGCGGCAACTACAACGAGACCACCCGCGCGGCGGTGCGCCAGGCCGGTCTCAAGGGCATGATGATGTGGCGGGAGGCGATGGAGATAGAGGACATGGAGTATCAGACCTCGCGCCGGCAGCTGAACCCGGGCGACATCATCCTGTGCCACTTCCGCGGTCCGGCCCAGCTCAAGGGCAAGACCATGGTCCAGATGATGACCAACCTGTACCGCCACATCCAGGCCCAGGGGTTCGCTGTCGCCGACGTCACCCAGTACGTCTGA